A single window of Streptomyces sp. NBC_00464 DNA harbors:
- a CDS encoding ABC transporter ATP-binding protein, translating to MFTSPFRQAAAPVADPAAPAAALNGHDLVLSYGGKPVVHGVSLALEPGRATALVGPNGSGKSTVLRALSRLHRVDGGRTTLGAPGTADERDTALLSARRFAREVTLFSQSRPAPQGLTVKEVVAFGRHPYRRGFAGLTAEDRSAVDRAMGVTGVRDMSDRPVGELSGGEMQRVWLSACLAQETGVVLLDEPTNHLDLRYQIETLDLVRDLVETHKIAVGIVLHDLDHASRVADTLVLMRSGYVHAVGTPADVLTAQNISEVYDIRVEVGIDPRTGRLRIDPIGRHPV from the coding sequence ATGTTCACAAGCCCCTTCCGGCAAGCCGCCGCCCCCGTGGCAGACCCCGCCGCGCCGGCGGCCGCGCTCAACGGGCACGACCTGGTGCTGAGCTACGGCGGCAAGCCGGTCGTCCACGGCGTCTCGCTCGCCCTGGAACCCGGCCGTGCGACCGCACTGGTGGGGCCCAACGGCAGCGGCAAATCCACGGTATTGCGTGCACTCTCGCGACTGCACCGGGTGGACGGCGGCCGGACGACGCTCGGCGCCCCCGGCACAGCGGACGAGCGCGACACCGCACTGCTCAGCGCCCGCCGATTCGCCCGTGAGGTCACGCTGTTCTCCCAGTCGAGGCCCGCGCCCCAAGGGCTGACGGTCAAGGAGGTCGTGGCCTTCGGGCGCCACCCGTACCGGCGTGGTTTCGCAGGGCTGACGGCCGAGGACCGGAGCGCCGTCGACCGCGCCATGGGCGTCACCGGCGTACGGGACATGTCAGACCGGCCGGTCGGGGAACTCTCCGGCGGCGAGATGCAGCGGGTATGGCTGTCGGCCTGCCTGGCCCAGGAAACCGGCGTCGTGCTGCTGGACGAACCGACCAACCACCTGGACCTGCGCTACCAGATCGAGACCCTCGACCTGGTGCGCGATCTCGTCGAGACGCACAAGATCGCCGTCGGGATCGTGCTGCACGACCTCGACCACGCATCCCGCGTCGCGGACACGTTGGTCCTGATGCGCTCCGGTTACGTGCACGCGGTGGGAACACCCGCCGATGTCCTCACCGCGCAGAACATCAGCGAGGTCTACGACATCCGTGTCGAAGTCGGCATCGACCCCCGCACGGGCCGTCTCCGTATCGACCCGATCGGACGCCACCCCGTCTGA
- a CDS encoding helix-turn-helix domain-containing protein: MVRSSCGEAMPGMWRREAGTVVRSAVPASDQGVAPFAISAGFRIPRVPTEWEPHSHPLHELVWVRGGTLTSHVGDRIFTVFEGNGLWMPAGVVHGGRATAGAEFHDALFAPDRTPFAFGEPKAIEMTPLLESLLAHLSRTDLDAPARARAESVVFDVIRPSPRQFALQLPGDSRIDAMAEALLDDPADGRSLEDWARLLGTSERTITRAFRQATGLSFAQWRQMLRVHRALMLLAEGFDVMTVSETLGYAQPSSFIAAFRRVMGTTPGAFFDAAPDIAS, from the coding sequence ATGGTCCGATCGTCCTGCGGTGAAGCGATGCCCGGGATGTGGCGGCGCGAGGCGGGCACTGTGGTGCGCAGCGCCGTGCCGGCTTCGGACCAGGGAGTGGCCCCCTTCGCCATCAGCGCCGGATTCCGGATTCCGCGCGTTCCCACGGAGTGGGAGCCGCACTCGCATCCTCTGCACGAACTCGTCTGGGTACGCGGGGGAACGCTGACGTCCCACGTGGGGGACCGCATCTTCACCGTGTTCGAGGGCAACGGGCTGTGGATGCCCGCGGGAGTGGTGCACGGTGGCCGGGCGACGGCGGGTGCGGAGTTCCACGACGCCCTCTTCGCCCCTGACCGGACGCCGTTCGCGTTCGGGGAGCCGAAGGCGATCGAGATGACGCCTTTGCTCGAGTCGCTGCTTGCCCACCTGTCCCGCACGGATCTCGACGCACCGGCCAGGGCGCGGGCCGAGTCGGTGGTGTTCGATGTGATCCGGCCGTCGCCGCGCCAGTTCGCCTTGCAGTTGCCGGGTGATTCCCGGATCGACGCGATGGCCGAAGCGCTGCTGGACGATCCTGCCGACGGCCGCTCACTGGAGGACTGGGCCCGGCTGCTGGGGACCAGCGAACGCACGATCACCCGCGCGTTCCGCCAGGCGACAGGTCTCTCCTTCGCCCAGTGGCGGCAGATGCTGCGGGTCCATCGGGCCCTGATGCTCCTTGCCGAGGGTTTCGATGTGATGACGGTTTCCGAGACGCTCGGCTACGCGCAGCCCAGTTCCTTCATCGCCGCTTTCCGCCGAGTCATGGGTACGACGCCGGGCGCCTTCTTCGACGCGGCGCCCGACATCGCCTCGTGA
- a CDS encoding peptidase C39 family protein codes for MSSQQETPVKSIVVPFVPDDSPALSRRLGGHRVPERWQAVDRSVHAPHIVAVASDDGEEWTAAALVTARPNTAYLKIVDAVGDVQAAIAAVVALARDRELAQVKWEGWTADPEDAAAAGFAPLSPPLSQSEGADGPVSGYVRWLSDGVVAEPPYYGQTTHFTCGAVTALVAQAHAGTLPGEALDRRAELTLWRDANNFLACEPVGLGVAVRRAWPSSPVEVHLDTERPVLLDHHPEKEQEWRALLQLASRTDAGRMGVPIDPGHLSMTRIRDAIGRREHVLLLLSLADMQGFDVPHWVLCHGLVPGAVVIEDPWANAATGDTWVDAHLLPVPDASLDTMSTLSPDRFRGAVTIGRPERHGVVQCSQRENSRS; via the coding sequence ATGTCGTCCCAGCAGGAAACGCCAGTGAAGAGCATCGTCGTCCCGTTCGTGCCCGATGATTCGCCGGCCTTGTCGAGGCGGCTCGGAGGACATCGGGTGCCCGAGCGCTGGCAGGCGGTCGACCGCTCGGTTCATGCCCCTCACATCGTTGCCGTTGCGAGTGACGACGGTGAGGAGTGGACCGCTGCCGCGCTTGTGACGGCACGCCCGAACACGGCCTATCTGAAGATCGTCGATGCCGTCGGCGATGTGCAGGCAGCCATTGCGGCAGTCGTCGCACTCGCACGCGACCGGGAGCTCGCGCAGGTCAAGTGGGAAGGCTGGACGGCAGACCCCGAGGACGCCGCTGCCGCCGGCTTCGCCCCCCTGAGCCCTCCGCTCTCGCAGTCGGAGGGTGCGGACGGACCCGTTTCCGGTTACGTCCGCTGGCTGAGCGACGGCGTGGTCGCCGAACCCCCGTACTACGGGCAGACCACGCACTTCACGTGCGGTGCCGTCACCGCCCTGGTCGCGCAGGCGCACGCGGGAACGCTGCCGGGGGAGGCCCTCGACCGCCGGGCGGAGCTGACGCTGTGGCGAGACGCGAACAACTTCCTCGCATGCGAGCCGGTCGGACTGGGCGTTGCCGTGCGCCGGGCCTGGCCGTCGTCCCCCGTCGAGGTCCACCTCGACACGGAACGGCCCGTCCTGCTCGACCATCACCCGGAGAAGGAACAGGAGTGGCGTGCCCTGCTCCAGCTCGCGTCGCGTACGGACGCCGGACGGATGGGTGTCCCGATCGACCCGGGCCACCTTTCCATGACCCGGATCCGGGACGCGATCGGCCGACGGGAGCACGTGCTGCTCCTGCTCTCGCTCGCCGACATGCAGGGGTTCGACGTGCCGCACTGGGTGCTCTGCCACGGGCTCGTACCAGGCGCTGTCGTGATCGAGGATCCGTGGGCCAATGCGGCAACGGGGGACACCTGGGTCGATGCCCACCTTCTGCCGGTCCCCGACGCGTCGCTCGACACGATGTCGACGCTCTCACCGGACCGCTTCCGGGGTGCCGTGACCATCGGCCGCCCGGAGCGGCACGGTGTGGTTCAGTGCTCGCAGAGGGAGAACTCTCGTTCGTAG
- a CDS encoding iron ABC transporter permease, with amino-acid sequence MSTSQTSAPRRETLPRTERGSGPTGAAVLAVLTVLTVLVGMWHLTQGTSGVGVGDLVRYFTGERENAGGAPVGEILIGSRLPRLLAGVAVGFALGSAGTLLQSVTHNTLASPDTLAVTAGSYFTLSLVAAFGLTVPLWASGAVAFTGGLAAAALVLLLAGRAAGTSGTRLILAGSAIAMALDSATAMVLILFKENTTGLFAWGSGSLAQMNIDASVRALPVVAVVLCVALALSRRLDVMNLGDDAASTLGVPIRATRVIAVICAVVLTGTAVTLAGPIAFVGLGAPVFARLIAGRVRALRRHLFLVPAAGLLGALLILLADATLRAVQGADGAASIPTGVPTALLGSVVIVVLAMRLRDTGHLRQPPHARVAARSRRAYLLVLFAAVALLLVAAVVAVLAGSLWLRTGDITLWVRGAAPDLIGQALDDRVPRVVAAILAGAALGLAGCVVQGAVRNPLAEPGVLGITAGSGLGAVVIVTSGLSGGRTLLIVAAVVTGLATFGLIALLSWRGGFLPDRFVLIGIGCGYGLSSITTFLLLRADPWNTPRIFTWLSGTTYGRTFPDVVPVAVALALALPVLLAMRNRLDLLAVDEDTPRIVGIRPVRVRFAALAIAAVLAALSVAAVGVVGFVGLVAPHLARSLVGARHGRSIPVAMLLGGLLVCVADALGRTVVAPSQVPAGLMIALVGAPYFVWVLRQSRA; translated from the coding sequence GTGAGCACCTCTCAGACATCGGCACCCCGGAGGGAAACGCTGCCGCGCACCGAGCGCGGCAGCGGTCCCACCGGGGCGGCCGTCCTGGCCGTCCTGACCGTCCTGACCGTCCTGGTGGGCATGTGGCACCTGACACAGGGAACGTCGGGTGTCGGCGTCGGAGACCTGGTGAGGTACTTCACCGGGGAACGGGAGAACGCCGGCGGAGCGCCGGTCGGTGAGATCCTCATCGGCTCGCGTCTGCCGCGCCTGCTCGCGGGTGTGGCGGTGGGATTCGCCCTCGGATCGGCCGGCACGCTGCTGCAGTCCGTCACACACAACACACTCGCCTCCCCGGACACCCTCGCGGTCACGGCCGGCTCCTATTTCACGCTCTCCCTCGTCGCCGCCTTCGGTCTCACCGTCCCCCTCTGGGCGTCGGGCGCCGTGGCGTTCACCGGTGGCCTGGCCGCGGCGGCACTCGTGCTGCTCCTCGCGGGCCGGGCAGCGGGCACCTCGGGTACCCGCCTCATCCTCGCCGGGTCGGCGATAGCGATGGCCCTGGACTCGGCGACCGCGATGGTCCTCATCCTGTTCAAGGAGAACACCACCGGTCTCTTCGCCTGGGGGAGCGGTTCGCTCGCCCAGATGAACATCGACGCATCGGTACGCGCCCTCCCGGTCGTGGCCGTCGTGCTGTGCGTCGCCCTGGCACTGTCCCGGCGACTCGACGTGATGAACCTCGGCGACGACGCCGCGTCCACCCTCGGCGTGCCGATCCGGGCGACCCGTGTGATCGCCGTGATCTGCGCGGTGGTCCTGACCGGCACGGCAGTGACACTCGCGGGCCCGATCGCCTTCGTCGGCCTCGGCGCCCCCGTGTTCGCCCGGCTGATCGCGGGACGGGTCCGGGCGCTGCGCCGCCACCTCTTCCTGGTGCCCGCGGCCGGACTGCTCGGCGCGCTGCTCATCCTGCTCGCGGACGCGACCCTGCGTGCGGTGCAGGGCGCGGACGGGGCCGCCTCCATTCCCACCGGCGTGCCGACCGCGCTGCTCGGTTCCGTCGTGATCGTGGTCCTCGCGATGCGTCTCCGTGACACGGGCCATCTCCGCCAACCACCGCACGCACGGGTCGCCGCACGATCGCGCCGCGCGTACCTCCTCGTCCTGTTCGCCGCGGTGGCGCTCCTGCTCGTGGCGGCCGTCGTGGCCGTCCTGGCCGGAAGCCTCTGGCTGCGGACCGGCGACATCACGCTCTGGGTCCGGGGCGCCGCCCCCGACCTGATCGGACAGGCCCTCGACGACCGGGTCCCGCGTGTGGTCGCCGCGATCCTCGCCGGCGCGGCACTCGGACTGGCCGGCTGCGTCGTACAGGGCGCGGTACGCAATCCGCTGGCGGAGCCGGGCGTGCTGGGCATCACGGCCGGCTCCGGCCTCGGCGCCGTGGTCATCGTCACGTCGGGGCTGTCCGGCGGTCGTACGCTGCTCATCGTGGCCGCCGTCGTGACGGGCCTCGCCACCTTCGGGCTGATCGCCCTGCTGTCCTGGCGCGGCGGCTTCCTGCCCGACCGGTTCGTACTGATCGGCATCGGCTGCGGGTACGGCCTCAGTTCCATCACCACCTTCCTCCTGCTGCGCGCCGACCCGTGGAACACGCCCCGGATCTTCACCTGGCTCTCCGGTACGACCTACGGGCGCACGTTCCCCGACGTCGTACCGGTCGCGGTGGCGCTGGCGCTCGCGCTCCCCGTGCTGCTCGCCATGCGAAACCGACTGGACCTGCTCGCCGTCGACGAGGACACCCCGCGCATCGTCGGCATCAGGCCGGTACGCGTACGCTTCGCGGCACTGGCGATCGCCGCGGTGCTCGCGGCGCTCAGCGTGGCCGCCGTCGGCGTCGTCGGCTTCGTGGGTCTGGTCGCCCCGCACCTCGCCCGGTCACTGGTGGGTGCTCGGCACGGGCGGTCGATCCCGGTCGCGATGCTGCTCGGCGGACTGCTGGTCTGTGTGGCCGACGCCCTCGGCCGCACCGTCGTCGCCCCGTCCCAGGTGCCGGCGGGCCTCATGATCGCCCTGGTCGGTGCCCCGTACTTCGTCTGGGTGCTCCGGCAGTCCCGCGCGTGA
- a CDS encoding class I SAM-dependent methyltransferase, whose product MSRWSDLAGKASGEDYAARFAALARSGKNVHGEARFCAALVPVGGRVLDAGCGTGRVMIRLAELGYDCVGVDLDASMLAVARKQAPGLPWFQVDLAEFEPDSLGIAGGFDLVVAAGNIFPLLAPGTESVVVERLSAALRPGGLLVAGFGLDEAHLPVLPNLTLSDYDDWCAAAGLTLVDRFATWDADPYGGGGYAVTVHRR is encoded by the coding sequence ATGAGCCGTTGGTCGGATTTGGCCGGGAAAGCCTCCGGAGAGGACTACGCCGCACGATTCGCGGCCCTGGCCCGCAGCGGCAAGAACGTGCACGGTGAGGCGCGGTTCTGTGCGGCTCTCGTGCCCGTCGGAGGGCGGGTGCTGGACGCCGGGTGCGGTACCGGACGCGTCATGATCCGGCTCGCGGAACTCGGGTACGACTGTGTCGGGGTGGATCTTGACGCGTCGATGCTGGCCGTGGCGCGGAAGCAGGCGCCCGGACTGCCGTGGTTCCAGGTTGATCTGGCCGAGTTCGAGCCGGACTCGCTGGGCATCGCGGGGGGCTTCGACCTTGTCGTCGCTGCGGGCAATATCTTCCCGTTGCTCGCCCCCGGCACCGAGAGCGTGGTGGTGGAGCGCCTGTCCGCGGCACTGCGTCCGGGCGGCCTGCTGGTCGCAGGCTTCGGTCTGGACGAAGCCCACCTGCCGGTGCTGCCCAACCTCACGCTGTCCGATTACGACGACTGGTGCGCCGCGGCCGGACTCACTCTCGTCGACCGGTTCGCCACCTGGGATGCCGACCCCTACGGCGGCGGCGGTTATGCCGTCACTGTCCACCGCCGGTGA
- a CDS encoding DUF4246 domain-containing protein, translating to MTAQSAFPLPFRATRAISFATPRTLRELQMMQCSSHIRAKPGWFDKMNDADILDRWTREAVAQGLTEAQVRFVLAELVHYATLRDGRTGIEVSAVDGVWQSDTLVDEKLGSRLREAVRVLEQVPEAEQDWHPGSDGQVLDLVHPSLFCLVREVSGAPERAWQNPTNRYSTYEFSEKFQWLPTDVDVSTEGDVTFRSYVNNVHPETHHELASVLPDLFACLRPLFENVLTDLRHPRPLRIEADPYGWYDSEPEYPDQSSYSDKGAYEEALDAWEEAQETWWENRRPAIPDAPVFTPPELPDPSARVDLRGRRLQVIVKLATIHLTSDEPEYPGGSWHVEGMLNERIVSTGIYYWDSENITESRLSFRAALADPRYEQNDDNGLREVYGLEDEDALNQTLGSASTPAGRCLAFPNILQHRVESFRLADPTRPGSRKILAFFLVDPSEKIVSTSDVPSQQPWSDTSTMTLEQAKGFREQLMQERKFFVDEHNEQVYEREFSLCEH from the coding sequence TTGACCGCCCAGTCCGCCTTCCCGCTGCCCTTTCGCGCCACCCGCGCCATATCGTTCGCGACCCCCCGGACGCTGCGGGAACTGCAGATGATGCAGTGCAGCTCGCACATCCGGGCGAAGCCGGGGTGGTTCGACAAGATGAACGACGCCGACATCCTCGACAGGTGGACGCGGGAAGCGGTCGCCCAGGGGCTCACCGAAGCGCAGGTCCGCTTCGTCCTTGCCGAACTTGTGCATTACGCGACGCTGCGGGACGGGCGGACCGGCATCGAGGTCTCCGCCGTCGACGGGGTGTGGCAGTCGGACACACTGGTCGATGAAAAGCTCGGATCCCGGCTGCGCGAGGCGGTTCGGGTTCTGGAACAGGTCCCCGAAGCAGAACAGGACTGGCATCCCGGATCCGACGGCCAGGTATTGGATCTGGTCCATCCCTCACTGTTCTGTCTGGTGAGAGAGGTGAGCGGCGCGCCCGAGCGGGCTTGGCAGAACCCGACGAACCGCTACTCGACGTACGAATTCTCGGAGAAGTTCCAGTGGCTGCCCACCGACGTGGACGTCAGTACCGAGGGCGACGTCACCTTCCGTTCGTACGTCAACAACGTCCACCCCGAGACTCATCACGAACTGGCCTCCGTCCTGCCGGACTTGTTCGCGTGCCTGCGCCCTCTGTTCGAGAACGTACTCACCGATCTGCGCCATCCGCGGCCCCTGCGGATCGAGGCCGATCCCTACGGGTGGTACGACTCGGAGCCGGAGTATCCGGACCAGTCCTCCTACAGCGACAAGGGGGCCTACGAAGAGGCCCTCGACGCATGGGAGGAGGCTCAGGAGACCTGGTGGGAGAACCGCCGCCCGGCCATCCCGGACGCCCCGGTCTTCACCCCGCCCGAGCTGCCCGATCCATCCGCCCGGGTCGACCTGCGCGGCCGCCGTCTCCAGGTGATCGTCAAGCTCGCCACCATTCATCTCACTTCGGACGAGCCCGAATACCCCGGCGGCTCCTGGCATGTCGAGGGGATGCTGAACGAGCGGATCGTGTCGACCGGCATCTACTACTGGGACAGCGAGAACATCACCGAAAGCCGGCTGAGCTTCCGGGCAGCACTCGCTGACCCGCGCTACGAGCAGAACGACGACAACGGTCTGCGTGAGGTCTACGGTCTGGAGGACGAAGACGCCCTGAACCAGACGCTGGGATCGGCATCGACCCCGGCGGGCCGCTGCCTGGCATTCCCGAACATCCTGCAACACCGTGTCGAATCGTTCCGCCTCGCGGACCCCACCCGCCCGGGATCTCGCAAAATTCTCGCGTTCTTCCTCGTCGACCCGTCGGAGAAGATCGTTTCGACATCCGATGTGCCATCGCAACAACCATGGTCCGACACCTCGACGATGACGCTTGAACAGGCCAAGGGCTTTCGCGAACAGCTCATGCAGGAACGCAAGTTCTTCGTCGACGAGCACAACGAGCAGGTCTACGAACGAGAGTTCTCCCTCTGCGAGCACTGA
- a CDS encoding iron-siderophore ABC transporter substrate-binding protein: MNRAHRLAASASAGLIALAATACGTTSVDKTDAAGSSASAAPASASCAEDTTTTSTKPVSFKDGVGRQVKLDKPAKRIAVLEWQQVEDALTLCVTPTAVSDAKGYSTWVSAEKLPSGVTDIGTREEPDLDTLYAAKPDLIVVEAFKADDETIAKLEKRGVPVMATLGANPKDPIGNMQDVFSMIGKATGRTERANQVIKEFDDHLATAKKQVADADLPTNDFLFFDGWLEGGNLTVRPYGKGALFTQIGEELGMKPVWTDDVNKAHGDGGVDPSYGLAQTDVEGLTAVGDANFFYANDDGAGGYVAALEKNPLWKTIPAVKEGRAHAFPSGVWGAGGPRSCEQAIDAFVDVLDKK, from the coding sequence ATGAACCGTGCCCACCGCCTGGCGGCGTCAGCCTCCGCGGGGCTCATAGCCCTCGCCGCAACGGCTTGCGGCACGACCTCCGTCGACAAGACCGACGCCGCCGGCAGCAGTGCCAGCGCGGCGCCCGCGTCGGCGAGCTGCGCCGAGGACACCACGACCACCTCGACGAAGCCGGTCTCCTTCAAGGACGGCGTCGGCCGGCAGGTGAAGCTGGACAAGCCCGCCAAGCGGATCGCGGTCCTGGAATGGCAGCAGGTCGAGGACGCGCTGACCCTGTGCGTCACCCCCACCGCGGTCTCCGACGCCAAGGGATACAGCACCTGGGTCAGCGCGGAGAAGCTTCCCAGCGGCGTGACCGACATCGGCACCCGTGAGGAGCCCGACCTGGACACCCTCTACGCGGCGAAGCCCGACCTCATCGTCGTGGAGGCGTTCAAGGCCGACGACGAGACCATCGCGAAGCTGGAGAAGCGGGGCGTGCCCGTGATGGCCACGCTGGGGGCGAACCCGAAGGACCCGATCGGGAACATGCAGGACGTGTTCAGCATGATCGGCAAGGCGACGGGGCGCACCGAGCGCGCCAACCAGGTGATCAAGGAGTTCGACGACCACCTCGCGACGGCGAAGAAGCAGGTCGCCGACGCCGATCTGCCGACGAACGACTTCCTGTTCTTCGACGGATGGCTGGAGGGAGGCAACCTCACCGTCCGCCCCTACGGCAAGGGCGCCCTGTTCACCCAGATCGGCGAAGAGCTCGGCATGAAGCCGGTGTGGACCGACGACGTCAACAAGGCCCATGGCGACGGCGGCGTCGATCCCTCCTACGGCCTCGCGCAGACCGATGTCGAGGGGCTCACCGCGGTGGGAGACGCCAACTTCTTCTACGCCAATGACGACGGGGCCGGCGGGTACGTCGCCGCGCTGGAGAAGAACCCGCTCTGGAAGACCATCCCGGCCGTGAAGGAAGGCCGCGCGCACGCGTTCCCGTCAGGGGTGTGGGGCGCAGGCGGTCCGCGCTCCTGCGAGCAGGCGATCGACGCCTTCGTCGACGTACTCGACAAGAAGTGA
- a CDS encoding DUF4230 domain-containing protein, whose translation MTISPSYLPRRMPAWAKVVTAFVLVLVVLFAGIRLAVLPGIKDLFGTETTDRSGPAVLKSIKDMSRFDAASGNFQVVVDLEKDTKYLPDAVRGSRTLYVGAGTVEAYVDLADVGGNGVTVNDDRTSATLRLPHAQLGKPALDADHSYAVSKQRGLLDRLGDVFSDNPNSEHAVQKLAVSHIADAAKDSGLTTRAEANTTRMLEGLLHSLGFKDVHISYGP comes from the coding sequence ATGACGATTTCCCCCAGTTACCTGCCCAGACGCATGCCCGCTTGGGCGAAGGTGGTGACCGCCTTCGTGCTGGTGCTCGTGGTGCTGTTCGCCGGAATCAGGCTGGCCGTACTGCCGGGCATCAAGGATCTGTTCGGAACCGAGACGACCGACCGCTCGGGCCCCGCTGTCCTCAAGTCCATCAAGGACATGAGCCGTTTCGACGCCGCCTCCGGAAACTTCCAGGTGGTGGTCGACCTCGAGAAGGACACCAAGTATCTACCGGACGCAGTGCGCGGCTCCCGCACGCTCTATGTGGGTGCGGGCACGGTGGAGGCGTACGTCGACCTCGCCGACGTGGGCGGGAACGGCGTGACGGTGAACGACGACCGCACCTCCGCCACACTGCGGCTCCCGCACGCGCAACTCGGCAAGCCCGCCCTGGACGCTGACCACTCCTACGCCGTCTCCAAACAACGGGGCCTGCTCGACCGCCTCGGAGACGTGTTCTCGGACAATCCCAACAGCGAACACGCCGTCCAGAAACTCGCGGTCTCGCACATCGCCGATGCGGCCAAGGACAGCGGACTGACCACGAGGGCCGAAGCCAACACCACCAGAATGCTTGAGGGTCTCCTGCACTCCCTGGGCTTCAAGGACGTGCACATCTCCTACGGGCCCTGA
- a CDS encoding family 20 glycosylhydrolase — MTLTGTSPAAAKVNTAPPGVVPALQQWTGGTGNLTLTSSSRVVVPRGASAALKALAVQVAAEAAELTSLRLTTTTGNPRAGDILLRIDPAADFGSAKSELRPEAYRLTVTGRSAEIVGGGQKGAYYGTRTLLQSVLGSADGNSIPVGTAVDYPNYAVRGFMLDVGRRYFTPEFIKSYLRWMGWLKLNTFQLHLNDNEIQAPDGDWSQAVSAFRLKSSNPAFAGLGADQGYTRQDWDSFEDTAAAHGVTIIPEIDAPAHARAFVRFKPEIGLDGGNSDHLDLSNPAATEFMKSVYAEFAPWFRGPTVHIGIDEYPASLVSQYKTYVNAIAPYVRSLGKKVNAWGSFSAMSGSGAGYDKNMVINSWNNGWYSPKAAVADGYKVINSNDGLLYVVPFANYYHGQGLDGQYIFDSWEPHVFGETSDLTFQDPMLLGAMPAVWNDLVRATYTELQVHGLVEKSFAALAQKMWSGTRGGTNYAAFLNRVGTVGQGPGTAYLPDTLPKPEPTPGDLAFNRAATASSSETSSLVPSNAVDGIPSTRWASQYTDGQWLSVDLGSRQPFSKVNLDWEPAYGKDYDIQVSDDGTTWRTVAQRRGLATAGVDTLTFPATTARHVRMQGITRATGYGYSLYSFEVLA, encoded by the coding sequence GTGACCCTCACCGGTACCTCCCCCGCCGCCGCGAAGGTCAACACAGCACCTCCCGGCGTGGTGCCCGCGCTGCAGCAGTGGACCGGTGGCACCGGCAACCTCACCCTGACCTCGTCGAGCCGCGTCGTCGTCCCCCGCGGCGCGTCGGCGGCTCTGAAGGCGCTGGCGGTCCAGGTTGCCGCCGAGGCCGCCGAACTGACCTCGTTGCGGCTCACCACGACCACGGGAAACCCTCGCGCGGGCGACATCCTCCTGCGCATCGATCCCGCCGCCGACTTCGGCTCCGCGAAGAGCGAACTGCGCCCCGAGGCGTACCGCCTCACCGTGACCGGCCGCTCTGCCGAGATCGTCGGCGGAGGTCAGAAGGGTGCGTACTACGGCACCCGCACTCTCCTGCAGTCGGTCCTCGGGTCCGCCGACGGCAACAGCATCCCGGTCGGCACCGCCGTGGACTACCCCAACTACGCCGTACGCGGTTTCATGCTCGATGTCGGGCGACGGTACTTCACGCCCGAGTTCATCAAGTCCTATCTGCGCTGGATGGGCTGGCTGAAGCTCAACACCTTCCAACTGCACCTCAACGACAACGAGATCCAGGCACCGGACGGTGACTGGTCGCAGGCCGTGTCCGCGTTCCGGCTCAAGAGCAGCAATCCCGCCTTCGCCGGACTCGGCGCCGACCAGGGGTACACGCGGCAGGACTGGGATTCCTTCGAGGACACCGCCGCCGCGCATGGCGTCACCATCATCCCCGAGATCGATGCCCCTGCCCATGCGCGCGCCTTCGTCAGGTTCAAGCCCGAGATCGGGCTCGACGGTGGCAATTCCGACCACCTGGACCTGAGCAATCCGGCCGCCACCGAGTTCATGAAGAGTGTCTATGCCGAGTTCGCGCCGTGGTTCCGCGGGCCGACGGTGCACATCGGCATCGACGAGTATCCGGCGTCGCTGGTCTCGCAGTACAAGACGTACGTCAACGCCATCGCCCCGTACGTGCGGTCACTGGGCAAGAAGGTCAATGCCTGGGGAAGCTTCAGTGCCATGTCGGGCAGCGGAGCGGGCTACGACAAGAACATGGTGATCAACAGCTGGAACAACGGCTGGTACTCGCCCAAGGCCGCTGTCGCGGACGGCTACAAGGTCATCAACTCCAACGACGGCCTGCTCTACGTGGTCCCGTTCGCGAACTACTACCACGGCCAGGGGCTGGACGGGCAGTACATCTTCGACAGCTGGGAACCGCACGTCTTCGGCGAAACCAGTGATCTCACCTTCCAGGATCCGATGCTTCTCGGCGCCATGCCGGCCGTGTGGAACGACCTTGTCCGCGCCACGTACACCGAACTCCAGGTACACGGCCTGGTCGAGAAGAGCTTTGCCGCACTTGCCCAGAAGATGTGGTCCGGCACTCGCGGAGGCACCAACTACGCCGCGTTCCTGAACCGGGTGGGCACCGTCGGCCAGGGACCGGGAACCGCTTACCTTCCCGACACGCTCCCCAAGCCCGAGCCGACTCCCGGAGACCTCGCCTTCAACCGGGCGGCAACGGCCTCCTCGTCGGAGACGTCGAGCCTGGTGCCGTCGAACGCGGTGGACGGTATCCCCAGCACGCGCTGGGCGAGCCAGTACACCGACGGTCAGTGGCTGAGCGTCGACCTCGGCAGCCGTCAGCCGTTCTCGAAGGTCAACCTCGACTGGGAGCCGGCCTACGGCAAGGACTACGACATCCAGGTCTCCGACGACGGTACGACGTGGCGGACCGTGGCTCAGCGCCGCGGCCTGGCCACGGCCGGCGTCGACACGCTGACGTTCCCCGCCACCACGGCGCGCCATGTCCGCATGCAGGGCATCACCCGCGCCACCGGCTACGGCTACTCCCTCTACTCCTTCGAGGTCCTGGCCTGA